The following coding sequences are from one Microcoleus sp. bin38.metabat.b11b12b14.051 window:
- a CDS encoding retroviral-like aspartic protease family protein produces the protein MGRIITTLTITNRIDQGLAARGIITADEVRSLTLDNVLVDTGATTLCLPKSAIAQLGLEILKEVDVETANGIGKARIFQDAKISLLGREGTFECLELPGGGSPLLGVIPLEALGIELDLQNQQLKVLPISPTQTYLTIM, from the coding sequence ATGGGCAGAATTATCACAACCTTAACCATCACCAATCGCATCGACCAAGGTTTGGCGGCGCGGGGTATCATTACTGCTGACGAAGTGCGATCGCTAACTCTTGATAATGTCCTCGTAGATACAGGCGCAACAACTCTGTGTTTGCCAAAAAGCGCGATCGCCCAATTGGGATTAGAAATCCTCAAAGAAGTAGACGTTGAGACGGCTAACGGCATTGGCAAAGCGAGAATTTTTCAAGATGCTAAAATTTCTTTGCTGGGACGCGAGGGAACTTTTGAATGTTTGGAACTTCCCGGCGGCGGTTCCCCTTTACTGGGAGTTATCCCCCTGGAAGCATTGGGAATTGAACTCGATTTACAAAATCAACAATTAAAAGTTTTGCCGATTAGTCCGACACAAACTTATTTGACAATTATGTAG